In Diaphorobacter ruginosibacter, the genomic stretch CTCAGTTCCCACGAAAATGCGACCATGGCCGAAGAGAATCATTCCGCGACATCCAACCCCGAGCCCGCCACCGCGGAGCGCGACGCGCAGGTGATTGCCGATACCGTGCGCTGGCTGGAGAGGGCCGTGATCGGTTTGAACCTGTGCCCGTTTGCCAAGGGCGTGCATGCCAAGGACCAGATCCATTACGTGGTGAGCCACGCCACCGATGCGCGCTCGCTGGCGGACGAGCTGCACCGCGAGCTCGAGGCACTGGCCGAAATGTCGCCCGAGAAGCGTGATACCACGTTGCTGATGGCGCCTGATTGCCTCGAGGATTTCCTCGACTTCAACGATTTTCTCGAGCTCGCCGATGACCTTGTCGATGCGCTCGATCTTGGCGGCATTCTGCAGGTGGCTTCGTTCCATCCGCAGTTCCAGTTCGAGGGAACGCAGGTCGATGACGTGAGCAACTGCACGAATCGCGCACCGTATCCGACGCTGCACCTGCTGCGTGAGGACAGCATCGATCGTGCCGTGGAGGCATTTCCCGAAGCCGAGGAGATTTTCGAGCGCAACATCGAAGTGCTTGAAAAGCTGGGCAGCAAGGGGTGGAACGATCTGGATGTGGGCGCACATGCGCGCTGCTCCCATGCCGCAGGCAGCAAGGCACGGACATGAAGGCGACAGCAGGAAAAGGGCGGCAACAACCTCGCCAGGAAGGCTCGCAGAAGCCGCATGCCAGCAAGGCCGAGGCGGCCAAGGCTGCTGTGCTTGCCGAGCTGCGGCCGGGGCAGTCGATCGAGTTGCTGAAGG encodes the following:
- a CDS encoding DUF1415 domain-containing protein, whose amino-acid sequence is MAEENHSATSNPEPATAERDAQVIADTVRWLERAVIGLNLCPFAKGVHAKDQIHYVVSHATDARSLADELHRELEALAEMSPEKRDTTLLMAPDCLEDFLDFNDFLELADDLVDALDLGGILQVASFHPQFQFEGTQVDDVSNCTNRAPYPTLHLLREDSIDRAVEAFPEAEEIFERNIEVLEKLGSKGWNDLDVGAHARCSHAAGSKART